The Apium graveolens cultivar Ventura chromosome 10, ASM990537v1, whole genome shotgun sequence nucleotide sequence CAGTGGCCATGCTCGCCAACTTTAAGCAAAGAGAAGGAGAAACCCTAGTAGAGTATTTCCGACGATTTAATATCGAGGTTCCCAAGGTTAGGGATGTTAGCGAAGAGACCACAAGAATTTCTTGATTGTTGGGTTAAAAGAAGAGTCAAAATTATGGAAGAGCCTCTAGGCTCGCAAGCCTAGAACCATAACTGAGTTTTATAAGCAGGTTGAGCCTTTTAAGAGGGTAGAAAAATCGATGAGGGATTTAAATATCAGTGAAAATTACTGAGGTAGGAGGGATAAATCCTCTAGCCCCGAGGATAGAAGGATGACTTAGCAGTGTAGCTCATGGCCAAAAAAGGCCGCTAGGGGCAAGGAGACAACTAAGGAGGCAGAGAGGCCTTACACAAGCAAAGGGCAGACACACATGCCCCTCTTGGCCTTCATTGATCATATATATACAACATATGAGGGGCATGTTGTATCCAGAAAGGCAAACCCCCTCACAGACTACAACAAAAAGGACACTTCAAATTATTGTGCATATCATGAGGTCACGGGGCACAATACAATGGATTGTAGACAATTGAAGAACGAGATCGAAACACTGATCCACCAGGGTAAGTTAACGGAATGGATTGTCAAGGAAGTTCGAAAGCACAAGTTAGACTATCATGCTGCCTCCCACCACCACCAAAAGAGAAGGATAAGGTATCTCGAGGCAGCAACATCCACATCATTATAGGCGGGTCTTACATTGGGGGAGACAGCCGAAAGGCAATGGACAGGTACGCCCGGGAGGCGAAAGATAGGCCTCTCGCTAATGTCAATCACCTCAGCCATAAACCCCCGAAGTTCTTTAAAAGGGATGCCGATGATATCTTGTTCAGAGAGGCAAATTCCAAGTGGGTCCATTACCCTCATATTGATGCTATGGTGGTAAAAATAAAAACCGGAACGATAAATATATACCGAGTATTGGTGGATACCAAGAGCTCGGTAGATGTGTTAACATATAATGCTTATAAGAAGTTTGGCTTCCTGGACAAGGAAATCACTTCCTCAGGTGGGTACCTCTATGGGTTCACGGGAGATTCGATAGGAGTAAAGAGGATAATCCAACTCCGGTCACCTTGAGAGAAGAATCTCATGTGGCCACCCAAATTGTTATATTTATTGTGGTAGACCAGCCGTGTGCCTATAATGTTATAATTGGAAGGCCACTCatgagggcaatgaggatggtgacctcgatcCATCATATCACAGTAAAATTTTCAACCCCCGCGGGGTAGGCTTTTTGAAGGGTTGCTAATATGACTCGAATGTTTGTTATAACCAGACACGAAAGGGAAAACGCAGCTAGGGAGCCGGTAAAATTGGAAGAAGGTGATATTCTCGTGGAGGAGGCCgatgaaagaaaaaaaaaaagcGCCTACAAGAACACAAATCTTGTAACATGATCTCAATTGAAGAATTGCCGAAAAAATATTTCGAGAGTTTGGGAATTCAAGTGAAACCGTTTGTTGAAACaaattaataattacttattttttATATGAAATTAATTACATACTCTCACTTATTTTCGAGAAAAATTGATACAAATTAATGGTTACTTATTTCATGCGGTATATCTTTACAATTTCGGACAAAAAGAAATTAAAAACTTTACATTTTTTTATCGTTTCAGACGTAATTTTATTACTCTGCAAAGTACATTGCACAGCCGTGTATCTACTAAATATGGAAATAATTTTGTTTCGGACACTAAAATCATTGGCCCTGAAATCGAGGCATCGAGCCTATAAAAAAATTTGTGATTGTGGACACGTGTCACGAACTCCGAAGAATCCTATGATAACAAGGTGGTCTAAAACACATAATATAAAAGCTACAGTGACACGTGTGAGGGGAGTAGACCCAAGATACACTCGTGTTGTCTGACAATAGTCTTGTCCACCGTCATTTCAAGTAGCTAGGATTATATACAAATATCTATCTCTAATTCTGTACAAGGACGACCTGCTCAGTTATGGCTGGTAGGAAAAAGAGGAAACTTAAATTGTAAGTTTTCTTATGTCCAATTTTACCCACATATGTGATATGATATGAtgtgatttatttatttattatttaacaTTGTTAAATCTTGAATTGCCTGTTAAAAAATTGTTAAAATCTTTAATTTTGAGAGTTGGATTAGATTTGTTTGTTAATTTAACATAAGGGTCTTGGTCAGATGCTGTTAATTTTTCGTTGTGATTGAATTAAGTTGTTGAGCACATCTGAGTTTTTATGGTGTTAAATCTATTTGATATGACGAGATCTTTTCATATTTATTAGAGTTGAAGTCTGTTTGCTAGTTTAATTGCTTTGATCTTGATTGTTAGGGTTCAATTGTTTTAGTTTAATGTGAGTTTGGCCTTTAGACAATTCACTTCTTAATTACCTTATTATTTTTAGGGTTATTAATTTAGAATCTTGTTTGAGTACTTCCTAGTTTGTATATATTGTTTCGGGTTTTTgaatttgttgtttcttagcCAGAAAGCCGTCTTGGTTGTAGTTGGATGAGatggatttataaaatttggGTTTGTTTGAGATACATTTTTCCAGAACTCTTGCTATTGTGCAAATTATGTTCCATGTACTTTAACTAGTAACTATTGTGCAACTAAAATGACATTTAATAGTTTACTGTAAGTGCCAGATATTGATATAAGATTGTTACATTGCCCCTTATATCTTTTTTAACTTATGTTTTCCCATACAATAGTGTACTAAGCTCGGACATGCTGAGAGGTGTTTAGTTGCTTAAGACTAATACCTTACATCATTCTATGTTTCGCAGAATAGCTGAAGCATTAAATGATGGTCAAATTTTGGATAAGGATGTTAGAGAACCAGTTGAACTATGGTCTGAGCTCCCAACAGAGCTCTTGGAATTGATAATTTCGCGGTTGACTTTGAAGGATAATATTTGTATCTCTGCTGTTTGCAAGAAATGGCAGTCAGTGGCTGTTTCGGTTAGGGTGGTTCAAAAATCACCATGGATTATGCACTTCCCTAAACATGGCGAGTTGTTCGAGTTCTATGATCCTTGTCAGCGCAAGACATATCTCGTAGAGCTTCCGGAGTTGCGCAGCTGTAGGGTTTGTTATGCAAAAGATAATTGGATACTTCTGTACAAGCCTATAACACAACGTTTATTATTTTTTAATCCTTTTACACGGGAGTTAATTAAATTACCCAAATTCGAGCTGTCATACCAAATTGTTGCCTTTTCTACTGCTCCCACGTCTCCTAACTGCCTTGTTTTTACGGTTAGACATGTAAGCCCAACCGTTGTTTCTATTAGCACATGTAACCCAACAGCAACACAGTGGAGTACAGTTAATTACCGCAATCGCTTGCCATTTGTTAGCAGTATTTGGAACAAGCTTGTCTTTAGCAATGGGCTC carries:
- the LOC141691050 gene encoding F-box/kelch-repeat protein At1g57790-like translates to MAGRKKRKLKLIAEALNDGQILDKDVREPVELWSELPTELLELIISRLTLKDNICISAVCKKWQSVAVSVRVVQKSPWIMHFPKHGELFEFYDPCQRKTYLVELPELRSCRVCYAKDNWILLYKPITQRLLFFNPFTRELIKLPKFELSYQIVAFSTAPTSPNCLVFTVRHVSPTVVSISTCNPTATQWSTVNYRNRLPFVSSIWNKLVFSNGLFYCLSLTGWLGIYDTQEHTWTVCGVPPPKCPENFYSKNWWKGKFMTEYQGDILVIYTCENENPIVYKLEQTNWTEMNTLGGVTLFASFLTSHARTDLLGVMRNSVYFTKVRFYGKRCISYSLDHGRYYPKKQCHDWGEQDPFESIWIEPPEDFTDFVKS